A genomic region of Candidatus Pseudomonas phytovorans contains the following coding sequences:
- a CDS encoding LysR family transcriptional regulator, translated as MLSSELKAFYMVARLGSITLAAKKLGLSQPTVTTQIRNLESQYAVELFYRGGRRLVLSEEGVRLLPMVKALLQQEADIEFELRNSGQAQGSLRIAATAPYYILDLVKIYRERLPQVDVAVEIGNSQQVLEMLEDYRVDIAASSQLVEDARLVRRVLGTDPLVVAVHRNHPLAHRQTVSIDVVAGHCLLMREQGSTTRKLTEQMMQEAGVKAGALLEIGSRESIREAVLRNIGISVIARHEVPHNAELRVLALENAPVMHEYLYCLKERRQARLPAAFLGVAQEVAGSQF; from the coding sequence ATGCTGAGTTCAGAGCTGAAAGCCTTTTACATGGTGGCCCGCCTGGGCAGCATCACCTTGGCGGCGAAGAAGCTCGGGCTCAGTCAGCCCACGGTGACCACGCAGATCCGCAACCTGGAAAGCCAGTACGCGGTTGAGCTGTTCTACCGTGGCGGGCGGCGCCTGGTGTTGAGCGAGGAGGGCGTTCGGCTGCTGCCGATGGTCAAGGCGCTGCTGCAACAGGAGGCCGACATCGAGTTTGAGCTGCGCAACAGCGGCCAGGCCCAGGGCAGCTTGCGCATCGCCGCTACGGCGCCTTACTACATTCTCGACCTGGTGAAGATCTACCGCGAACGCTTGCCGCAGGTGGATGTGGCGGTGGAGATCGGTAACTCGCAGCAAGTGCTGGAAATGCTCGAAGACTACCGGGTGGATATCGCCGCGTCGTCGCAATTGGTGGAGGATGCGCGGTTGGTGCGGCGGGTGCTGGGCACCGATCCGCTGGTGGTGGCGGTGCACCGCAATCACCCGCTGGCCCACCGCCAGACGGTGTCCATCGACGTGGTGGCCGGGCATTGTCTGTTGATGCGCGAGCAGGGCTCGACCACGCGCAAGCTGACCGAGCAGATGATGCAGGAGGCCGGGGTGAAGGCCGGGGCGTTGCTGGAAATTGGCAGCCGCGAGTCGATCCGCGAGGCGGTGCTGCGAAATATCGGTATCAGCGTGATTGCCCGCCACGAGGTACCGCATAACGCTGAACTGCGGGTATTGGCGCTGGAGAATGCGCCGGTGATGCATGAGTACCTGTATTGCCTGAAGGAGCGGCGTCAGGCCAGGTTGCCGGCGGCATTTCTGGGGGTGGCGCAGGAAGTGGCCGGTTCACAGTTCTAA
- a CDS encoding putative 2-aminoethylphosphonate ABC transporter ATP-binding protein, with amino-acid sequence MNHTTPGAQMKVRNIHKRFGAFTALNDVSLDIAAGELVCLLGPSGCGKTTLLRCIAGLERQDRGTLYIGERDISELPPQARDYGILFQSYALFPNLTVEANIAYGLTGSGREQARQRVAEMLALVGLAGSEKKYPGQLSGGQQQRVALARALAPSPSLLLLDEPMSALDARVREHLCTELRQLQRQLGITTLMVTHNQDEAMLMADRIAVMNNGQVEQYATPQEIYDQPATPFVAEFVGQGNWLPFLRSSDSHAQVGGMNMRLAPGSSQASSGRLFCRPEAITVNPVVHEENLFPAMVREITFLGNRCRMSFELKALPGHALLAELAPEAMPRLGSQDIWVALPPQSLQVFA; translated from the coding sequence ATGAACCACACCACCCCCGGCGCACAGATGAAAGTGCGCAACATCCACAAGCGCTTCGGTGCCTTCACCGCGCTCAACGATGTCTCGCTGGACATCGCTGCCGGCGAGCTGGTGTGCCTGCTCGGCCCGTCCGGCTGTGGCAAGACCACGCTGCTGCGTTGCATCGCCGGCCTGGAGCGCCAGGACCGCGGCACGCTGTACATCGGCGAGCGCGATATCTCCGAGCTGCCGCCCCAGGCCCGTGACTACGGCATCCTGTTCCAGTCCTACGCGCTGTTCCCCAACCTTACCGTCGAAGCCAACATTGCCTACGGCCTGACCGGCAGTGGCCGAGAGCAGGCCCGCCAGCGGGTAGCCGAAATGCTGGCACTGGTGGGCCTTGCTGGCAGCGAGAAGAAGTACCCAGGCCAGCTCTCTGGTGGCCAGCAGCAGCGTGTGGCCCTGGCCCGCGCGCTGGCGCCGTCGCCATCCCTGCTGCTGCTAGACGAGCCGATGTCGGCGCTGGACGCCCGGGTGCGCGAGCACCTGTGCACCGAGCTGCGCCAGCTGCAACGCCAGCTGGGCATCACTACCTTGATGGTCACCCACAACCAGGACGAGGCCATGCTGATGGCCGACCGTATTGCGGTGATGAACAACGGCCAGGTCGAGCAGTACGCCACCCCGCAGGAAATTTACGACCAGCCGGCCACGCCGTTCGTCGCCGAGTTCGTCGGCCAGGGCAACTGGCTGCCGTTTTTGCGCAGCAGCGACAGCCACGCCCAGGTCGGCGGCATGAACATGCGCCTGGCGCCGGGCTCGTCCCAGGCCAGCAGTGGGCGGCTGTTCTGCCGCCCCGAGGCGATCACGGTCAACCCGGTGGTACATGAGGAAAACCTGTTCCCGGCCATGGTCCGTGAAATCACCTTTCTCGGTAACCGCTGCCGCATGAGCTTCGAGCTCAAGGCCCTGCCAGGCCATGCCCTGCTGGCCGAACTGGCTCCCGAGGCCATGCCGCGGCTGGGTTCGCAGGACATCTGGGTGGCACTGCCGCCGCAGAGCCTGCAGGTGTTTGCCTGA
- a CDS encoding putative 2-aminoethylphosphonate ABC transporter substrate-binding protein, with translation MYKHLALTAAVCAVFSLQASAAGTQLTVYTALEAEQLKSYKQAFEKANPDIEIKWVRDSTGIITAKLLAEKDRPQADAVWGLAASSLAVLDQNGMLEPYAPKDLGKIAGNYRDAANPPAWVGMDVWAATICFNTVEAEKQGLSKPVSWQDLTKPEYKGKIVMPNPASSGTGFLDVSAWLQTFGEPQGWAYMDALHQNIGQYVHSGSKPCKLAAAGEFPIGISFEYPAVQLKRQGAPLDIVLPKEGLGWEIEATALIKGSPKAGAAKRLADFSASPAAMELYKENFAVLAAPGIAKPQTELPADYEQRLIKNDFAWASKNRDEILAEWRKRYDGKSEKVAQQ, from the coding sequence ATGTACAAGCACCTTGCACTTACCGCTGCCGTTTGCGCCGTATTCAGCCTGCAGGCTTCGGCCGCCGGTACTCAGCTGACGGTCTACACCGCGCTGGAGGCCGAGCAGCTGAAGAGCTACAAACAGGCTTTTGAAAAAGCCAACCCGGACATCGAGATCAAGTGGGTGCGTGACTCCACCGGCATCATCACCGCCAAGCTGCTGGCCGAGAAAGACCGTCCGCAAGCCGACGCGGTATGGGGCCTGGCGGCGTCCAGCCTGGCTGTCCTCGACCAGAACGGCATGCTTGAACCCTATGCACCCAAGGACCTGGGCAAGATCGCCGGCAACTACCGCGACGCTGCCAACCCACCAGCCTGGGTGGGCATGGACGTGTGGGCCGCGACCATCTGCTTCAATACCGTCGAGGCCGAGAAGCAGGGCCTCAGCAAGCCGGTGAGCTGGCAGGACCTGACCAAGCCCGAGTACAAGGGCAAGATCGTCATGCCGAACCCGGCTTCATCGGGTACCGGTTTTCTGGATGTGAGCGCTTGGCTGCAAACCTTTGGCGAGCCGCAAGGCTGGGCCTACATGGACGCGCTGCACCAGAACATCGGCCAGTACGTTCACTCCGGCTCCAAGCCGTGCAAGCTGGCGGCGGCGGGCGAGTTCCCGATTGGCATCTCGTTCGAGTACCCGGCCGTGCAGCTCAAGCGCCAGGGTGCGCCGCTGGACATCGTGCTGCCGAAGGAAGGCTTGGGCTGGGAGATCGAGGCGACTGCATTGATCAAGGGTTCGCCCAAGGCGGGTGCGGCCAAACGCCTGGCCGATTTCTCGGCAAGCCCGGCGGCCATGGAGCTGTACAAGGAAAACTTCGCCGTACTGGCTGCGCCGGGCATTGCCAAGCCGCAGACTGAGCTGCCGGCGGACTATGAACAGCGGCTGATCAAGAATGACTTTGCCTGGGCCTCGAAGAATCGTGACGAGATTCTGGCGGAATGGCGCAAGCGCTATGATGGCAAGTCGGAGAAGGTGGCCCAGCAGTAA
- a CDS encoding putative 2-aminoethylphosphonate ABC transporter permease subunit: protein MAAPMSLPLNHGKAAPRAGVALGDRLFVVGGKSLLLILLMLAVLMPLLAIFWRGLSADAGQGGGLPAARELFASDNFHWLLGNSLSVAFTVAAIVVPLAYLFAYALQRTLIPAKGLWRGISLLPLLAPSMLPAIALVYLFGNQGLLRGLLSDNIYGFWGIVLGEAIYTFPHALMILLSALSLADARLFDAASSMGAGPSRAFTSITWPATRQAVFAAFCLVFTLTITDFGVPVVVGGDYQVLALEAYKAVVGQQQFGRGALIGMVLLLPALFSFSVDAWLRRRQGEAMSGRAQVFEPKPSRGRDACFLAVVLLVCAVLLLVIGMAVYSSLVTFWPYNLSLSLRHYMFEDTAGGGWLAYRNSVTMAIGTALIGSIVIFTGAYLMEKTQGQRMLNQVLRLLSFIPMAVPGLVLGLGYVFFFNLNGNPLHVLYGSMGLLVVCTIAHYLTTAQMTATTALRQLDGEFEAAALSLKAPLYKHFLRVTVPICLPALLDIIRYLFVSAMTTVSAAIFLYSPDTILAAVAVLNMDDAGNVGGAAAMSTLILLTSAGASLLLAAASRGLLRRSQAWRQRAATV from the coding sequence ATGGCCGCGCCAATGTCCCTGCCGCTGAACCATGGCAAAGCCGCACCGCGTGCTGGTGTCGCCCTGGGTGACCGGTTGTTCGTGGTCGGCGGCAAGAGCCTGCTGCTGATCCTCTTGATGCTGGCGGTGCTGATGCCGCTGCTGGCGATCTTCTGGCGTGGCTTGAGCGCTGACGCAGGCCAGGGTGGCGGCCTGCCGGCAGCCCGCGAACTGTTTGCCAGCGATAACTTTCACTGGTTACTGGGCAACAGCCTGTCGGTGGCGTTCACTGTCGCGGCCATCGTGGTGCCGCTGGCCTACCTGTTTGCCTATGCTTTGCAACGTACGCTGATCCCGGCCAAAGGCCTGTGGCGGGGGATCTCGCTGCTGCCGCTGCTGGCACCGTCGATGCTACCGGCCATCGCTCTGGTCTACCTGTTTGGCAACCAGGGGCTGCTGCGCGGGTTGCTCAGCGACAACATCTACGGCTTCTGGGGCATCGTGCTGGGCGAGGCCATCTACACCTTCCCGCATGCGCTGATGATCTTGCTGTCGGCGCTGTCGCTGGCCGATGCCCGCCTGTTCGATGCCGCCTCCAGCATGGGCGCCGGCCCGTCCCGGGCGTTTACCAGCATCACCTGGCCGGCCACGCGCCAAGCGGTGTTTGCGGCGTTCTGCCTGGTGTTCACCCTGACCATCACCGACTTCGGTGTACCGGTGGTGGTCGGTGGCGATTATCAGGTGCTGGCACTGGAGGCTTACAAGGCGGTGGTCGGCCAGCAACAGTTTGGCCGCGGTGCGCTGATCGGCATGGTGCTGCTGTTGCCGGCCCTGTTCAGCTTCAGCGTCGACGCCTGGCTGCGCCGGCGCCAGGGCGAGGCCATGAGCGGCCGTGCCCAGGTGTTCGAACCCAAGCCATCGCGTGGCCGCGATGCCTGCTTCCTGGCGGTCGTGCTGCTGGTGTGTGCAGTGTTGCTGCTAGTGATCGGTATGGCGGTGTATTCGTCGCTGGTCACCTTCTGGCCGTACAACCTGTCGTTGTCTCTGCGTCATTACATGTTTGAAGACACCGCAGGTGGCGGCTGGCTGGCCTATCGCAACAGCGTGACCATGGCCATCGGCACCGCCCTGATCGGCAGCATCGTGATCTTCACCGGTGCCTACCTGATGGAGAAAACCCAAGGCCAACGCATGCTCAACCAAGTGCTGCGCCTGCTCAGTTTCATCCCCATGGCCGTGCCGGGCCTGGTGCTGGGCCTGGGTTATGTCTTTTTCTTCAACCTGAACGGCAACCCGCTGCATGTGCTGTACGGCAGCATGGGGCTGTTGGTGGTGTGCACCATCGCCCATTACCTGACCACCGCGCAGATGACCGCAACCACCGCGCTGCGCCAGCTTGATGGCGAGTTCGAGGCCGCCGCGCTGTCGCTGAAGGCGCCGCTATACAAGCACTTTCTGCGGGTGACCGTGCCGATCTGCCTGCCGGCGCTGCTGGATATCATCCGCTACCTGTTCGTTTCGGCCATGACCACTGTCTCGGCGGCGATTTTCCTGTACAGCCCCGACACCATCCTGGCGGCTGTTGCCGTGCTGAATATGGACGACGCCGGCAACGTCGGCGGCGCCGCTGCCATGTCCACCCTGATTCTGCTGACCAGTGCCGGCGCTTCACTGCTGCTGGCCGCAGCCTCGCGCGGCCTGTTGCGCCGCTCCCAAGCCTGGCGCCAACGCGCCGCGACCGTCTGA
- a CDS encoding GTPase/DUF3482 domain-containing protein, which translates to MTEPLKLAVVGHTNVGKTSLLRTLTRDVGFGEVSHRPSTTRHVEGARLSVDGEPLLELYDTPGLEDAIALLDYLERLERPGERLDGPARLERFLQGSEARQRFEQEAKVLRQLLASNAGLYVIDAREPVLAKYRDELEVLASCGKPLLPVLNFVASHQHREPQWREALARLGLHALVRFDSVAPPEDGERRLYESLALLLEDARPALQRLIDDQQAQRLARQHSGKRLIAELLLDCAACRRSVEAEPAAEARAIEALRQDIRQREQRCVEALLKLYAFRREDAHASDLPLLDGRWGDDLFNPETLKLLGVRLGSGVAAGAAAGAGVDLLVGGLTLGAAALAGAIAGGALQTARNYGSRLMGKLKGKRELTVDDTVLRLLALRQQQLMVALDNRGHAAQDSIRLGELDEKAWREGKLPEALVKARAHPQWSTLNPGAKLNQAERQEQLEALVSQI; encoded by the coding sequence ATGACTGAGCCACTGAAATTGGCCGTGGTGGGCCACACCAACGTCGGCAAGACCTCGCTGCTGCGCACGCTGACCCGCGATGTCGGCTTTGGCGAGGTATCCCATCGCCCCAGCACCACCCGCCATGTCGAAGGCGCGCGGTTATCGGTGGACGGCGAACCCTTGCTTGAGCTGTACGACACCCCAGGCCTGGAAGATGCCATCGCCCTGCTCGACTACCTCGAACGCCTGGAGCGCCCGGGCGAGCGCCTGGACGGCCCAGCCCGCCTGGAGCGCTTTCTGCAGGGCAGCGAAGCACGCCAGCGTTTCGAGCAGGAGGCCAAGGTGCTGCGCCAGTTGCTGGCCAGTAATGCCGGCCTGTATGTGATCGATGCGCGCGAGCCGGTGCTGGCCAAGTACCGCGACGAACTTGAAGTGCTGGCCAGCTGCGGCAAGCCGCTGCTGCCGGTGCTCAACTTCGTTGCCAGCCACCAGCACCGCGAACCGCAATGGCGTGAAGCCCTTGCCCGGCTTGGCCTTCACGCGTTGGTGCGGTTCGACAGCGTGGCCCCGCCAGAGGATGGCGAGCGCCGTTTGTACGAAAGCCTGGCCCTGTTGCTGGAGGACGCCCGGCCGGCCCTGCAGCGCCTGATCGACGACCAGCAGGCACAGCGCCTGGCCCGCCAGCACAGCGGCAAACGGCTGATTGCCGAGCTGCTGCTGGACTGCGCCGCCTGCCGGCGCAGCGTCGAGGCCGAGCCTGCGGCTGAAGCCCGGGCCATAGAAGCGCTACGCCAAGACATTCGCCAACGTGAACAGCGCTGCGTCGAGGCGCTGCTCAAACTGTATGCTTTCCGCCGCGAGGATGCCCATGCCAGCGACCTGCCCTTGCTGGATGGCCGCTGGGGCGATGACCTGTTCAATCCCGAGACCCTGAAGTTGCTGGGCGTGCGCCTGGGCAGTGGCGTAGCGGCCGGTGCTGCAGCCGGTGCCGGGGTTGATTTGCTGGTCGGCGGCCTGACCCTGGGTGCTGCCGCGCTGGCCGGGGCGATTGCCGGCGGCGCACTGCAGACCGCGCGCAACTACGGGTCGAGGTTGATGGGCAAGCTCAAGGGCAAGCGCGAGCTGACGGTGGACGACACGGTATTACGCTTGCTGGCGTTGCGTCAGCAGCAGTTGATGGTGGCGCTGGACAATCGCGGGCATGCGGCACAGGACAGCATTCGGCTGGGCGAGCTGGATGAGAAGGCCTGGCGTGAGGGCAAGTTGCCGGAGGCGCTGGTCAAGGCGCGGGCACATCCGCAGTGGTCCACGCTTAACCCCGGGGCGAAGCTGAACCAGGCGGAGCGGCAGGAGCAGTTGGAGGCGCTGGTTTCACAGATTTGA